One segment of Fructilactobacillus hinvesii DNA contains the following:
- a CDS encoding ABC transporter permease encodes MRNLFRQRLVAHWVQLTKYLRYVFNDFFVIALMFFVGALGLAYSNFLKGLAPHQWWQPIVMIVVLEIGLQFGNLATLISAPDRVFLAPQEGQLERYFHQSFWYSLGMATLMQAGIWFVLLPFASVSLEWHLPDLVAGFGLLFLLKWNWLKFQTFQLRNHREAKWWHQFSLQWGFPVVELLIGIMGNVWLAIGLAIITIGVSRFVINRQVPPLNWQGIVAKEQMRMLRIYRFYALFTDVPAIEPRPKRRGYLDRFFRHLPTDQKHLYTNLYVKTFFRDGETSSMYVRLLIVAAVILFCLDNELVAVIVAITMLYLTGIQLRPFFTVFNNNVFTHLYPVAWNNQVRNFQQFWQWLLALELVVEVLVLLVGKAPLGATFITLVAGVVIIGWLITRFERQQTERGK; translated from the coding sequence ATGCGTAATTTATTTAGGCAACGGCTCGTTGCACACTGGGTTCAATTGACGAAGTACCTGCGCTATGTTTTTAACGATTTCTTTGTGATTGCCCTCATGTTTTTTGTGGGTGCGTTAGGACTAGCTTATTCTAATTTTTTGAAGGGCTTAGCGCCGCACCAATGGTGGCAGCCCATTGTCATGATAGTGGTACTAGAAATTGGCTTACAGTTTGGCAACTTAGCAACGTTAATCAGTGCTCCGGACCGGGTGTTTTTAGCCCCGCAAGAGGGGCAGCTAGAACGCTACTTTCACCAATCATTTTGGTATAGTTTAGGGATGGCCACCTTAATGCAAGCGGGCATTTGGTTTGTTTTGTTGCCGTTTGCAAGCGTTAGCCTGGAATGGCACCTTCCAGATCTAGTGGCTGGTTTCGGATTACTTTTTCTTTTAAAGTGGAATTGGCTAAAATTTCAGACTTTTCAACTTCGTAATCATCGAGAAGCAAAATGGTGGCATCAATTTAGCCTTCAGTGGGGGTTTCCGGTGGTAGAGCTGTTGATTGGCATTATGGGGAACGTTTGGCTTGCCATTGGCTTAGCAATTATTACCATTGGAGTAAGTCGTTTCGTAATCAATAGACAGGTTCCACCATTGAATTGGCAAGGAATTGTGGCTAAAGAACAGATGCGCATGCTCCGGATTTATCGTTTTTATGCACTCTTTACCGATGTTCCAGCGATTGAACCGCGGCCAAAACGCCGGGGATACCTAGATCGCTTCTTTCGTCATTTACCCACCGATCAAAAGCATCTCTACACCAATCTGTACGTGAAAACATTTTTCCGCGACGGAGAGACCAGTTCGATGTATGTTCGACTGTTAATCGTTGCGGCTGTCATTCTCTTCTGCTTAGATAATGAACTTGTGGCAGTAATTGTAGCGATAACCATGCTTTATCTAACTGGGATTCAGTTACGACCATTCTTTACGGTTTTCAATAACAATGTTTTTACGCACCTGTATCCCGTTGCTTGGAATAATCAAGTGCGAAATTTCCAGCAATTTTGGCAGTGGCTTTTGGCACTGGAATTGGTTGTGGAAGTCTTGGTATTGTTGGTCGGCAAAGCTCCAC
- a CDS encoding ABC transporter ATP-binding protein: MTLEVNQLTGGYSSIPVLKAETFDVQDGELVSLIGLNGAGKSTTINHVIGLMTPFSGTIKLNGLRIEDDVQRYKQQIAYVPEMPVLYSELTLREHVDATIMAYNLDHLVAWDRANRLLKLFRLENKLDWFPANFSKGMRQKVMIVCAFMTDAKLLVIDEPFLGLDPLAVDDLLNLIEEKKAAGVSVLMSTHVLDTAEKHCDRFVLINDGQVNYEGTMEQIKEHYQDLGDSLTDIYLSLARAQARPNQDAEGD, from the coding sequence ATGACTTTAGAAGTAAATCAATTAACAGGTGGCTACTCGAGCATTCCGGTGTTAAAAGCGGAAACTTTTGACGTCCAGGATGGCGAATTAGTTTCCTTAATTGGATTAAATGGAGCAGGAAAATCAACGACCATCAACCACGTTATTGGTTTAATGACGCCGTTTTCAGGAACCATTAAGCTTAATGGGCTCCGAATTGAGGATGACGTGCAACGCTATAAACAACAAATTGCTTACGTTCCGGAAATGCCCGTTTTATACTCGGAATTAACCTTACGTGAACACGTTGATGCTACGATTATGGCTTATAATCTGGATCATCTGGTTGCTTGGGATCGCGCTAATCGGCTACTAAAACTATTCCGGTTAGAAAATAAATTAGACTGGTTTCCTGCCAATTTTTCCAAGGGAATGCGGCAAAAGGTCATGATCGTTTGTGCTTTTATGACTGACGCAAAGCTGTTAGTAATTGATGAACCGTTTTTGGGTCTAGATCCACTAGCTGTTGATGATTTATTGAATTTAATTGAAGAAAAAAAAGCGGCTGGAGTGAGCGTCTTGATGTCTACCCATGTTTTGGATACAGCCGAAAAGCACTGTGATCGATTTGTCCTTATTAATGACGGTCAGGTAAACTACGAGGGCACCATGGAGCAAATTAAAGAGCATTATCAAGATTTAGGGGATTCTCTCACGGACATCTACCTCTCTTTAGCGCGAGCGCAAGCACGACCAAATCAAGATGCAGAGGGTGATTAG